In Candidatus Hydrogenedentota bacterium, one genomic interval encodes:
- the gcvPA gene encoding aminomethyl-transferring glycine dehydrogenase subunit GcvPA, translating to MSFIPTTQAEQEDMLAAIGITSIDELFRSIPGHLRAKSWDLPEGLSEMAVRATLAGMAARNNGSNVCFLGGGYYDHFVPAAIDALTARGEFATAYTPYQPEAAQGTLQSIYEYQSAICRLTEMDFANASLYDGGTAVFEAAAMSVRVTHRSRIVCHESLNPFYRQILATQTANLGLEFRDGSDPSDAACVIVQNPSFLGDICDFAPLARQCHDAGALLVVSFYPLSLGLLKTPGAMGADIAVAEGQSLGVPLSFGGPYLGILATRKQHIRRMPGRLAAATEDGQGRRGFVLTLQAREQHIRREKAMSNICSNEALVALRALIYLCLLGKQGLREAATHCHSKAEYLKKRLGFLEFLSEHPTFNEFAVRLPRNAEDVCADLAGRGFLAGLPLHAVGKGKDTDLLIAVTEKRTRAELDAFADALARASR from the coding sequence GGAAGACATGCTCGCGGCCATCGGGATTACCAGTATAGACGAGCTGTTCAGGAGCATTCCCGGCCATCTCCGGGCGAAATCATGGGATTTGCCCGAAGGGCTCTCCGAAATGGCTGTACGCGCCACGCTGGCGGGGATGGCCGCCCGGAACAACGGTTCCAACGTGTGCTTCCTGGGCGGCGGCTACTACGACCATTTTGTGCCGGCGGCGATCGACGCGCTCACCGCGCGCGGCGAGTTCGCGACCGCATACACCCCTTACCAGCCCGAGGCCGCCCAGGGAACGCTCCAGAGCATCTACGAGTATCAGTCCGCCATATGCCGGTTAACGGAAATGGACTTTGCCAACGCGTCGCTCTACGACGGGGGCACCGCGGTCTTCGAGGCCGCGGCCATGTCCGTGCGGGTTACGCACCGGTCCCGCATCGTGTGCCACGAGTCGCTCAATCCCTTCTACCGCCAGATACTCGCCACGCAGACCGCCAACCTCGGGCTCGAGTTTCGTGACGGCAGCGATCCCTCCGATGCGGCGTGTGTGATCGTCCAGAATCCATCGTTTCTTGGCGACATATGCGATTTCGCGCCGCTTGCCCGGCAATGCCATGATGCCGGGGCGCTGCTGGTAGTGTCCTTCTACCCGCTGTCATTGGGCCTTCTTAAGACTCCGGGCGCCATGGGCGCCGACATCGCCGTTGCCGAAGGGCAGAGTCTGGGCGTGCCGTTGAGTTTTGGCGGGCCCTATCTGGGAATTCTGGCCACGCGTAAGCAGCACATCCGCCGTATGCCCGGCCGGTTGGCCGCCGCCACCGAGGACGGCCAGGGCCGCCGCGGGTTCGTGTTGACTCTCCAGGCCCGCGAACAGCACATCCGCCGCGAGAAAGCCATGTCGAACATCTGCTCGAACGAGGCGCTCGTGGCGTTGCGCGCACTGATTTACCTGTGTCTTCTGGGCAAGCAAGGACTGCGCGAAGCAGCCACGCATTGTCACTCAAAAGCCGAGTACCTCAAGAAGCGCCTGGGTTTTCTCGAGTTCCTTAGCGAGCATCCCACGTTCAACGAGTTCGCCGTGCGGCTGCCGCGCAACGCCGAAGATGTCTGCGCCGATTTAGCCGGACGCGGCTTCTTGGCCGGCCTGCCGCTGCATGCTGTCGGAAAAGGAAAGGATACGGACCTTCTCATCGCGGTTACCGAAAAGCGGACCCGTGCGGAACTCGACGCGTTTGCAGACGCCCTCGCCCGGGCCTCCCGTTAA
- the gcvPB gene encoding aminomethyl-transferring glycine dehydrogenase subunit GcvPB gives MELIFEKSREGRRAIMFGALDVPETSPPAELCRQEPAALPEVSELDVVRHFSRLSHRNFGVDTHFYPLGSCTMKYNPKLAEAAAGEPGFLSLHPHLASSRAMWPLCQGAFELIFELERLLAEIAGMREVSLQPIAGAHGELTGTLLIAAYHRARGNKKDTILVPDSAHGTNPASAAIAGFKVAEVPSLPDGTLDVEALKEKLDQSVAGVMLTCPNTHGLFEPRVHEIAALAHAADALMYYDGANLNAIIGECRPGDLGFDVMHFNLHKTFATPHGMGGPGAGPVGVGEKLVDFLPGPRVVREGDAFGLAMPEKSIGKVSPFFGNFMIGVRAYAYILHLGSNGLRDVARHAVLNANYVSARLKEAFEPAFAGPFMHECVFSAAQQARHGIRALDFAKALLDRGFHAPTVYFPLTVKESMMIEPTETESKETLDAFCEALLELARMAEVNPETLHEAPVSLPVGRLDEVRAARELNCRV, from the coding sequence ATGGAATTGATATTCGAGAAGTCACGCGAGGGTCGAAGAGCCATCATGTTCGGCGCCCTGGACGTGCCTGAAACGTCGCCTCCCGCTGAGTTGTGCCGCCAGGAACCCGCTGCATTGCCCGAAGTCAGCGAACTCGATGTCGTGCGGCACTTTTCGCGGTTGTCTCACCGCAATTTCGGCGTGGATACCCATTTTTACCCGTTGGGCTCGTGTACCATGAAATACAACCCGAAGTTGGCCGAAGCGGCGGCGGGGGAGCCCGGCTTTCTTTCGCTGCACCCCCATCTGGCATCGTCTCGGGCCATGTGGCCATTATGCCAGGGGGCGTTCGAGCTGATCTTCGAGCTCGAACGGCTGCTTGCGGAGATTGCGGGCATGCGCGAGGTCAGCCTGCAGCCCATTGCCGGAGCCCACGGCGAACTCACGGGCACGCTCCTGATCGCGGCGTATCATCGAGCGAGGGGCAACAAGAAAGACACGATCCTGGTACCCGACTCGGCCCACGGCACCAACCCTGCTAGCGCCGCGATAGCGGGGTTCAAGGTCGCGGAGGTCCCGTCCCTTCCGGACGGCACGCTTGACGTCGAGGCGTTAAAGGAGAAGCTGGACCAGTCCGTGGCGGGCGTCATGCTGACTTGTCCCAACACCCACGGCTTGTTCGAGCCCCGGGTCCACGAAATCGCCGCGCTAGCCCATGCCGCGGATGCGCTCATGTACTACGACGGCGCCAACCTCAACGCCATCATCGGCGAGTGCCGGCCCGGCGACCTTGGTTTCGATGTGATGCACTTCAACCTGCACAAGACCTTCGCCACGCCCCACGGCATGGGCGGCCCCGGCGCGGGCCCCGTCGGAGTCGGGGAAAAGCTTGTGGACTTCCTGCCGGGACCGCGCGTGGTACGCGAAGGAGACGCCTTCGGCCTGGCCATGCCGGAGAAGTCCATCGGAAAGGTGTCTCCTTTTTTTGGCAATTTCATGATTGGGGTGCGGGCATACGCCTATATCCTGCATCTGGGCTCGAACGGCTTGCGGGACGTCGCGCGCCATGCCGTTTTGAACGCCAACTACGTGAGTGCGCGGCTCAAAGAGGCTTTCGAGCCCGCTTTTGCAGGGCCGTTCATGCATGAATGCGTGTTTTCGGCCGCGCAGCAGGCCAGGCACGGAATCCGGGCGCTCGATTTCGCCAAAGCCCTTCTTGATCGGGGGTTTCATGCGCCTACCGTCTATTTCCCCCTGACGGTCAAGGAAAGCATGATGATCGAGCCCACGGAGACCGAATCCAAAGAAACCCTGGATGCATTCTGCGAGGCGCTGCTCGAGCTCGCCCGGATGGCGGAAGTGAATCCCGAGACTCTTCACGAAGCGCCCGTGTCTCTTCCCGTCGGCCGTCTTGACGAAGTGCGGGCCGCGCGTGAACTCAACTGCAGGGTCTAG
- a CDS encoding lipoate--protein ligase family protein, whose product MNSTAGSSPAMRVLDLSFHAPASNLALDEVLLNSAERGIAGESLRFWESPVPFVVVGVSQRILAEVRHEACVRDGVPVLRRCSAGGCVLQGPGSLNLSLVLSYDRHPSLRNIRDSYCHILGRLREALETRGVRASLEGISDLAVEGLKVSGNAQKRRKHFFLHHGTFLYHVDWQSMGRYLREPQERPAYRGARSHSAFVSTLPLGPHELRGAIRDAFEAHSADVEPLPIEFLEVREIASRKYSEYSWTYRR is encoded by the coding sequence GTGAACTCAACTGCAGGGTCTAGCCCCGCCATGCGCGTGCTCGACCTCTCGTTTCACGCTCCCGCATCCAATCTCGCGCTGGACGAGGTGCTTCTCAATTCGGCCGAACGGGGCATTGCCGGGGAGAGCCTCCGTTTCTGGGAGAGCCCGGTCCCGTTCGTGGTCGTGGGCGTGTCGCAACGTATCCTCGCCGAAGTGCGTCACGAGGCTTGTGTCCGAGACGGGGTGCCTGTCTTGAGGCGTTGTTCGGCGGGGGGGTGCGTGTTGCAGGGGCCAGGCTCCCTGAACCTCAGTCTGGTCCTCTCCTATGATCGGCACCCCTCGCTCCGAAACATCCGTGATTCCTACTGCCATATTCTCGGCCGCCTCAGGGAGGCGCTTGAAACACGCGGGGTGCGAGCCTCGCTCGAGGGCATTTCAGACCTCGCCGTGGAGGGTCTGAAGGTTTCGGGCAACGCGCAGAAACGCCGGAAACACTTTTTTCTCCACCACGGCACGTTTCTGTACCACGTCGATTGGCAGTCCATGGGGCGTTACCTGCGCGAACCCCAAGAGCGGCCGGCCTACCGCGGCGCGCGGTCCCACAGCGCATTTGTGTCGACGCTGCCCCTGGGTCCTCACGAATTGCGTGGCGCTATACGCGACGCGTTCGAGGCCCATTCAGCCGACGTCGAGCCGCTGCCCATCGAATTTCTTGAAGTCCGGGAGATCGCCTCGCGCAAGTACAGTGAATATTCCTGGACCTACCGCCGATAA